The Negativicoccus succinicivorans genome contains the following window.
GGAACAATTATATAATGAGTTGACTCGGGCGGGCATCGAAACGGTCTTTGATGATCGTAAAGAACGAGCCGGTATCAAATTCAAAGATGCCGACTTGATCGGTTATCCTGTTCGTGTGACCGTCGGTAAAACATTCATTGAAGACGGCGAAGTAGAAATCAAGGTTCGTCGGAGTGGTGAAGTCACGAAAGTGAAGTCTGACAAAGCTTTGTCAACAGTGCAAGACTTGTTAGCATCACTGGCATAAAGGCACAAATAAAAAAGAGTCGATGCATCGACTCTTTTTTATTTGTAGCACTGACGGCTGCGTCAAAGGCCTATGTTATAATAAAGACTTGAAGAGGTGAAACAATGGAATTGTTAGCGCCAGCAGGGTCGCTGGCACATTTAAAAACGGCGGTTGCTGCCGGCGCTGATGCAGTATATCTCGGCGGGAAAGCATTCAGCGCACGCCAAAGTGCAGCAAATTTCGATCACGAGGAACTGCGGGAAGCGGTTACGTTGTGCCACTTACATGATGTGGCCGTTTATGTGACCGTTAATATATTGGTGGCGGATGCGGAAACGGAGCCTTTTAAACATTTTATCCGTGAGCTTGCGGAGCTTTCTGTGGACGCCGTTATCGTACAGGATATCGGTGTTGCCCAAATCATTCGTCGCGAAGCGCCGCTGCTTGCTATTCACGGCAGTACGCAAATGTCGGTAAGCGATCTTGCAGGGGTGGAATTTTTAGCGAAGGAAGGGTTTACGCGAGTCGTTTTAGCGCGTGAGCTTTCCCTGACGGAAATTCAAGAGATTACAGAGCAGGCATCGATTGAGATTGAAATATTTATTCATGGTGCGCTATGTGTATCGTATTCCGGTCAATGCCTGATGAGCAGCTTTATCGGTGGCCGCAGCGGTAATCGCGGCGCATGTGCGCAGCCTTGCCGGATGCCGTATGACTTGGTGGATGCGTCCGGCGGACGTAAGAATCCTGCGGCGGAACAATATGTATTAAGTCCCAAGGATATGATTTCAACGGATGTTATTGCGGAACTTGCGCAAACTAAAGTCGCCTCGCTTAAAATCGAAGGACGAATGAAGCAAATTCCCTACGTATATACTACGGTGAAAACATATTGGCAACTGATCGACGGTGAAATCAATGCGCAGGCCGCGCAAACTATGTTGGCTAAAAGTTTTAATCGCGGTTTTACAAAAGCGTATTGGTACGACTCCGTCGGTCGTGATTATTTAACACGTTTTGCACCGAACTATCATGGCGAACCGATCGGTATTCTTACAAAAATTGATAAAAACAAGGAATTGGCAGTGTTTGCGATGTCGCATATTCCGGCGAACGCAAACGGTGTCTATAAATATATCGCCAAAGACGGTGGTTTATGTTATGTCGCCGGTAAAGATGTAACGTATCAATCTGGGAAAAAAGAGTTGTACTTCCACTATGCCGAATTTCCAAAGGAAGACACAAAACTTTATTGGCAATCTTCGGAGCAGCCGGCAAATGTTACAGCGGATATCATCGCCATTCCTACCTACTGGGATGTGCATGCCGTTGTCGGTGAACCGCTGCGGGTGAAGGTTCGTACAGAAGAAGGTATTGCAGTTGAAATTGTAAGTGATTTCAACGTACCGATGGCTCGCACACAGCCGACAGATCTGAATCTTGTAAAAACGCAACTTTCACGTTTGGGCAACACCGCTTTTGTACTGGAGGGTGTGACTTTAACGGAAGGCCATTTTATGCTGCCTAAAAGTGTTTTGAATCATGTGCGTACGCAAGCACAGACAGCATTAACAGAAGCTATTTTGCAAACCTATAAAGAACGTCATTTTCAGGCGGTACCGACGGTTTACGACAGAGTAAAACCGCATGTGCTACCATCGCTCAAAAGTGCAGTAGTACGAGCTCGAACGCTTGCACAGGTAGAAACGGCATTGGCAGAAAAAGCCAACGAAATTATTTTTGGTGGCGATATATTTACCGGTGAAACGTATACGGCACAAGATTATGCTCAAGTGGTAATGCGTTCGCGGCAGCATCATGCTCGCGTAGGCCTGGCTATGCCGCGTCTGACGCGACAAAAAGAAGCTGCTGAAGTTGACCGTATGCTTCAAGATATGGTTGCCGCACAACCGGATTTTATTTTGATTCATGCGTACAGTGATGCGCAACGATTGGCAGAGTTCGCGCCGCAGATGCCTTTTTATGTAGCGCCGACGCTAAATGTGTTTAATCAGGAATCGTTGCGCTTTTGGCAACAACATGGTGCGAGCGCCATCTTTCTTTCACAGGAGCTTACACTGGCACAAATTCGTGGAATTTTACGCCAATACGACGGCTCATTGGGAGTATACGCTTGCGGTCGCACAGAATTAATGGTGACCGAAAATAATTTATATAGCGCCTATGGAGACGAAAAATGTACAGATCATGGAGTGCGGAATTGGTCACTGCGGGATCGATTGGGAAAGGAATTCCCTTTGCAGACGGATCAGTTCGGGCGTATGCATATTTTCAATTCAGTGCCTACAGATATGGCGCCGGCGCTCGCCCGTCTCTCGCAATACGGTGTTCACAAAGTGGTCATAGATGCGGCATTGCTTTCACAAAATGAGTTGGCGCAAGCAGTCAAAATTTACACGGCTCTATGGTTACAAGACGCCGAGTTTACGAATGAAGTGTTCCCGCAGGCAACGCGCGGACATTTGCAACGAGGGATTATGTAATGGAACGTAAGACGTTAGAGGCCTTAGATTACGGAAAAATTCAAGAACGGTTACGAGAGCGTTGTGCATCGAACGGTGCCAAGGAATGGGCACTGCAATGGTATCCCAGCAGTGATCCGAGAGAGGTTGAACGACGCTTAGCCGAAACAGCGGAGGCATTACTGCTGATTCAAAATGCACAGGCACCGCATTTCGGAGGCTTGCGGATGATTCGGCAGTCGCTGGAACGAGCGCAGAAAAAAGGAATCTTAACGGTGGAAGAAGTGCTGGCGATTCGCTCGTCACTGGAAGCCTATCAAGAAATTCGCGACCGCTTTATGGCGGCGCAGGAAACGCCTCGTTTGACAGCGGTTGCGGCAGAAATTGAGCCGCAACCGCAACTTTTAGCACGGCTTGAGACGATGTTTGATGAACGTGGCCGTATGCGCGACACTGCAAGTCCTAAACTGAATCAATTGCGTCGCACTCAGGAACGGTTGCAGGAACGCGTGAAGCATTCACTGGAAGCAATGATCCAGGATCGTACCACCGCTAAATATTTGCAGGAAGCGTTGGTTACACAACGTAATGAGCGCTATGTCGTGCCGGTTAAAGCGGAATATAAATATGCGGTGCCGGGGATTGTGCATGATCGTTCCGCAACCGGGCAAACGCTTTACATTGAGCCGCTCGTTTCCGTAGAATTAAATAATGATTTGCAAGAAGCAGCTTTGGCGGAGCATACGGAGATTGTGCGGCTAATGACGGTGCTTTCCGAACAGGTGGCCCAGGTCGCGCAACCGTTGATGCATACAGAAAAATGTACCACAGAGCTGGATTTCATTTTGGCACGAGGCTACCTTGCGGCGGAGGATCACGGACGGTCAGCCCAACCTGCCGCCGATGCTGAAATTATTTTAGAGTCCGTTCGTCATCCGCTTTTATCCCAAGAAAGTGCAGTACCCATCACTGTTGAAATCGGTAACGGGTATTCGATTTTGGTGGTAACCGGATCGAATACCGGCGGCAAGACGGTTGCTCTAAAGACGGTGGGTCTGGTAGCGGCGATGAATCAAGCGGGACTTTTTATCCCTGTTGCGGGACGTGCAGTTTTACCTATATTCCAAAATATTTGGGTGGCGATCGGCGACGAACAAAATATGGCGGAAAATCTGTCCACGTTTTCCGGGCACATGAGTCGCCTGATTCAAATCATGAAAGATGCAGGCAGCAACGATCTGGTATTGCTCGATGAGCTGGGATCAGGAACGGATCCTGTGGAAGGGGCGGCGCTTGCAATTGCGATTTTGGAGTACTTCCATCGCTTGGGGTCACTCGCCATGGTAACCACGCATTACAGTGAGTTAAAGCAGTATGTTTATACGCATCCCGGCATGGAAAATGCGCATGTTGAATTTGATGATGAGACACTTACACCCACATACCGTTTGCAGATCGGTATTGCAGGGAACAGTCAGGCGCTCAATATTACAAAACGTCTTGGCATGATTCCTGAAGTATTGGCTCGCGCGCAGGAATTGAAACAAGCTTCCGCGTATTATGAAATGGAAAAGGTACTCGAAGAACTGAATCATAAACGCCGCGAACTTTCCCGTATGGAGGAAGACCTGCAAATGCGGCTTTCCAAAGCGGAAAAATCGCATGCCAAATGGAATGAAAGCAACCAGGAATTGCAACGTAAAAAGCAAGCCATTCTGCAGAAAGCACGTGATGATGCGCGGCAATTAAAGCGTGAGCTTAAAGTAAATGCCGAACAAATCATTAAAGATTTGAAACGCAGCGCTAAAGAGGCAAAAGATAAACAGCAGGCGGTCGTTGATGAGAAGCGGCAAGCGATTGACCGTTTGTCGATACCGAGCGCGAATGAACGAACAAAAATCCCGCTTCGCAAGATCGAAATCGGGCAAGCGGTGTATGTAGATACGTTGGAAAAGGTAGGCACTGTTATTGATATCCAGGGGAAACAGTTTAAAGTTGATTTAGCCGGTCTGCCGATTACGGTGGCGGCCAGAAATTTATTTTACCCGTTACCGCAAGAAGCAAAGCCAAAGGAAGCAAACACAAAAGAACGGATTCGCAGCAAGGCAGTAGCTCCGAAAATGCGTGTGGCCGCGCAAAGCATTAATCTGATCGGAGAGACGGTGGCGGATGCCGAACCGCAAGTAGCTGCTTTTTTGGATGCGGCGATGCTGGCAGGTTTGACCTCGGTGGAAATTATTCATGGGAAAGGTACCGGCGCATTACGCAAAGGGATTCACGCACAATTACGCAAAATTCCTTATGTAAAATCCTTTTCATTCGCACCGGCAGTGGCCGGTGGCAGCGGCGTGACAGTGGTGACACTCGGATGAATAGCGTAGAGGAAAGTTCACGCAGTCGAGCGGTCAAATGGTTGTTGCGCTTAAGCGGAGTGAAGGCACTGACGGAATGGACCGACGGGGATATCCTGAGTTGGATTATCAAGCGACAGTTAGTGTGGGATGCCACCGTACCGCATTGGCTAACACAACGTCACGAAGTAAGCGATATGACAGAGGACGGCATTCGTACTGTCCGTATTGCGGCATCAAAAGAAAGCAACAAACAGTATTTGTACTATGTACATGGCGGCGGCTTTTTAATGGAGATGTATTTCCTGTACTGGCTTTTCGCCGATCGAATCACGTCGTCATTGGGGGCGGAACTCGCCCTGCCGATTTATCCGCTGTTGCCGGAAGCAAATATGGAAGCAGGTTTTCAGGCGGTTCTCGCTTCCTATCAACGCTGGTATAAAACAATTCCCAAGGAGGCCAAGATCCATATCATAGCGGATTCGTCGGGCTGCTCGTTAGCGTTACGATTAGCGCAGGAAACTGTCGCAAGCGGCGTACCGGCTCCGAAAAATTTAATTTTGATCTCGCCTTGGGTGGATATGAACGTATCGGATAAACGCCTCGATATCTATGAACAGGATGATCCTTTTATATCCGTGGAAGCATTACGTGAATGTGCTGCGATGGCGGTGCCCAATCAAGATTACGATGACCCGCGGTATAGTCCTTTATACGGAAATTTGTCAGGTATCGGGCGATTGAGTGTTTTCACAGGAACGGCGGATACACTGTATCCGAATGCATTGGCATTACGAAATCAAGCTACATTAGCGCATGTACCGATCAATTATTACGAACATACCGGGATGTTCCATATTTATCCGCACTTTCTCGTGGAAGAAGGGCGACAGGCATTTGTGATGATTAAAAAAATCATTGCGGGTAAAGCGCCCGATCCGAGAGGTCGCGGATTTACAATTATACGCTAAGGAGACAATTATGTTGAACAGTACAGAAAAGATGGTAGATGTAGGCGGCTTCCCGATTCCTGAGGATCAGGCAGAACAGTTTTGCGAAATGCGCGAAGCAATGGCAGAAGCAGCTACGGAAGTATTAAAAAGCTTTTGCACAAAGGTGGAGCGTAAAAATCTGGATGAAGTGCTGGGAGAAGGCGTTATCGGTTATTTTGCTGACGGTGACGAGGTGCATGTTTCGCTGGACCCCTTTGAAGTGCCGGCGATGCGTGTTGCGCATGAACGCGGTAAGTTGTTGGAATATATTCTGGCAGCTAACGGAATTCCCGTCGAATATTATGAACAACATCTTCGCAGAGTGTAAAAGTTGTTACGAAATACATAATAATGTACAATAATAAGGAAAACGCCCAAAGAGCGTTACGAGAAAGTAAAGGAGATG
Protein-coding sequences here:
- a CDS encoding DUF3656 domain-containing U32 family peptidase; this translates as MELLAPAGSLAHLKTAVAAGADAVYLGGKAFSARQSAANFDHEELREAVTLCHLHDVAVYVTVNILVADAETEPFKHFIRELAELSVDAVIVQDIGVAQIIRREAPLLAIHGSTQMSVSDLAGVEFLAKEGFTRVVLARELSLTEIQEITEQASIEIEIFIHGALCVSYSGQCLMSSFIGGRSGNRGACAQPCRMPYDLVDASGGRKNPAAEQYVLSPKDMISTDVIAELAQTKVASLKIEGRMKQIPYVYTTVKTYWQLIDGEINAQAAQTMLAKSFNRGFTKAYWYDSVGRDYLTRFAPNYHGEPIGILTKIDKNKELAVFAMSHIPANANGVYKYIAKDGGLCYVAGKDVTYQSGKKELYFHYAEFPKEDTKLYWQSSEQPANVTADIIAIPTYWDVHAVVGEPLRVKVRTEEGIAVEIVSDFNVPMARTQPTDLNLVKTQLSRLGNTAFVLEGVTLTEGHFMLPKSVLNHVRTQAQTALTEAILQTYKERHFQAVPTVYDRVKPHVLPSLKSAVVRARTLAQVETALAEKANEIIFGGDIFTGETYTAQDYAQVVMRSRQHHARVGLAMPRLTRQKEAAEVDRMLQDMVAAQPDFILIHAYSDAQRLAEFAPQMPFYVAPTLNVFNQESLRFWQQHGASAIFLSQELTLAQIRGILRQYDGSLGVYACGRTELMVTENNLYSAYGDEKCTDHGVRNWSLRDRLGKEFPLQTDQFGRMHIFNSVPTDMAPALARLSQYGVHKVVIDAALLSQNELAQAVKIYTALWLQDAEFTNEVFPQATRGHLQRGIM
- a CDS encoding endonuclease MutS2; the encoded protein is MERKTLEALDYGKIQERLRERCASNGAKEWALQWYPSSDPREVERRLAETAEALLLIQNAQAPHFGGLRMIRQSLERAQKKGILTVEEVLAIRSSLEAYQEIRDRFMAAQETPRLTAVAAEIEPQPQLLARLETMFDERGRMRDTASPKLNQLRRTQERLQERVKHSLEAMIQDRTTAKYLQEALVTQRNERYVVPVKAEYKYAVPGIVHDRSATGQTLYIEPLVSVELNNDLQEAALAEHTEIVRLMTVLSEQVAQVAQPLMHTEKCTTELDFILARGYLAAEDHGRSAQPAADAEIILESVRHPLLSQESAVPITVEIGNGYSILVVTGSNTGGKTVALKTVGLVAAMNQAGLFIPVAGRAVLPIFQNIWVAIGDEQNMAENLSTFSGHMSRLIQIMKDAGSNDLVLLDELGSGTDPVEGAALAIAILEYFHRLGSLAMVTTHYSELKQYVYTHPGMENAHVEFDDETLTPTYRLQIGIAGNSQALNITKRLGMIPEVLARAQELKQASAYYEMEKVLEELNHKRRELSRMEEDLQMRLSKAEKSHAKWNESNQELQRKKQAILQKARDDARQLKRELKVNAEQIIKDLKRSAKEAKDKQQAVVDEKRQAIDRLSIPSANERTKIPLRKIEIGQAVYVDTLEKVGTVIDIQGKQFKVDLAGLPITVAARNLFYPLPQEAKPKEANTKERIRSKAVAPKMRVAAQSINLIGETVADAEPQVAAFLDAAMLAGLTSVEIIHGKGTGALRKGIHAQLRKIPYVKSFSFAPAVAGGSGVTVVTLG
- a CDS encoding alpha/beta hydrolase fold domain-containing protein encodes the protein MNSVEESSRSRAVKWLLRLSGVKALTEWTDGDILSWIIKRQLVWDATVPHWLTQRHEVSDMTEDGIRTVRIAASKESNKQYLYYVHGGGFLMEMYFLYWLFADRITSSLGAELALPIYPLLPEANMEAGFQAVLASYQRWYKTIPKEAKIHIIADSSGCSLALRLAQETVASGVPAPKNLILISPWVDMNVSDKRLDIYEQDDPFISVEALRECAAMAVPNQDYDDPRYSPLYGNLSGIGRLSVFTGTADTLYPNALALRNQATLAHVPINYYEHTGMFHIYPHFLVEEGRQAFVMIKKIIAGKAPDPRGRGFTIIR